In Drosophila pseudoobscura strain MV-25-SWS-2005 chromosome 4, UCI_Dpse_MV25, whole genome shotgun sequence, the following proteins share a genomic window:
- the LOC4817848 gene encoding androgen-induced gene 1 protein isoform X1: MGTAVKTNSVYGGVYGALRTLMHLTAAVQFTYGIYYDYSYVEFPTTEPEMRIHHPFGGKFKYLTFLDAIIQALYYIVSLVNDFVGTNELAPKRPPAIRQFKDWLMATLAFPVALNVGVTFWTLYAIDRELVFPKVLDPVFPSWLNHVLHTNIVVFIVLELFTSYRAYPKRSKGLTGLTIFMGAYLVWIHIVKHYSGVWVYPVLEVLQLPQRIVFFVAVIGFTLALYLVGEFLNNTVWAKEVKLAKRKSN; encoded by the exons ATGGGTACAGCGGTGAAAACAAACTCCGTTTACGGTGGTGTTTATGGGGCTCTGCGGACTCTGATGCACCTAACGGCCGCCGTACAGTTCACCTATGGCATATACTATGACTATTCGTATGTGGAGTTCCCAACAACCGAGCCCGAGATGAGGATTCATCATCCGTTTGGTGGGAAGTTTAAATATCTAACATTTTTGGATGCG ATAATACAGGCTCTCTACTATATCGTTTCACTCGTCAATGATTTTGTGGGCACAAATGAGCTGGCACCCAAGCGGCCCCCTGCCATACGGCAATTCAAGGACTGGCTGATGGCCACCCTCGCCTTCCCCGTGGCTCTCAATGTGGGTGTCACCTTCTGGACGCTGTATGCCATCGACCGTGAACTCGTCTTCCCCAAGGTCTTGGACCCCGTCTTTCCCAG CTGGCTGAACCATGTCCTCCACACCAATATTGTTGTCTTCATTGTGCTGGAGCTGTTTACCTCGTATCGCGCCTATCCCAAACGCAGCAAGGGTCTCACTGGCCTGACCATCTTCATGGGCGCCTATTTGGTGTGGATTCACATTGTCAAGCATTACTCCGGCGTCTGGGTGTATCCGGTGTTGGAGGTGTTGCAGCTGCCGCAGCGCATTGTCTTCTTTGTTGCCGTGATTGGGTTTACATTAGCTCTCTACCTGGTCGGCGAGTTCTTGAACAACACCGTGTGGGCCAAGGAAGTGAAGCTGGCCAAACGCAAGTCCAACTAG
- the LOC4817848 gene encoding androgen-induced gene 1 protein isoform X3, with product MAKPKTKSNSKGATSPGFNKAVQLLLHFTAVLQFCYGVYTFHTTQMPNTVPFAGKFKFLTFICAIIQALYYIVSLVNDFVGTNELAPKRPPAIRQFKDWLMATLAFPVALNVGVTFWTLYAIDRELVFPKVLDPVFPSWLNHVLHTNIVVFIVLELFTSYRAYPKRSKGLTGLTIFMGAYLVWIHIVKHYSGVWVYPVLEVLQLPQRIVFFVAVIGFTLALYLVGEFLNNTVWAKEVKLAKRKSN from the exons ATGGCCAAGCCCAAGACGAAGTCGAACAGCAAAGGAGCCACATCACCGGGCTTCAATAAGGCGGTGCAATTATTGCTGCATTTCACGGCCGTCCTGCAGTTCTGCTATGGTGTATACACTTTTCACACCACACAGATGCCCAATACGGTTCCCTTTGCTGGAAAATTCAAGTTTTTAACGTTTATTTGTGCG ATAATACAGGCTCTCTACTATATCGTTTCACTCGTCAATGATTTTGTGGGCACAAATGAGCTGGCACCCAAGCGGCCCCCTGCCATACGGCAATTCAAGGACTGGCTGATGGCCACCCTCGCCTTCCCCGTGGCTCTCAATGTGGGTGTCACCTTCTGGACGCTGTATGCCATCGACCGTGAACTCGTCTTCCCCAAGGTCTTGGACCCCGTCTTTCCCAG CTGGCTGAACCATGTCCTCCACACCAATATTGTTGTCTTCATTGTGCTGGAGCTGTTTACCTCGTATCGCGCCTATCCCAAACGCAGCAAGGGTCTCACTGGCCTGACCATCTTCATGGGCGCCTATTTGGTGTGGATTCACATTGTCAAGCATTACTCCGGCGTCTGGGTGTATCCGGTGTTGGAGGTGTTGCAGCTGCCGCAGCGCATTGTCTTCTTTGTTGCCGTGATTGGGTTTACATTAGCTCTCTACCTGGTCGGCGAGTTCTTGAACAACACCGTGTGGGCCAAGGAAGTGAAGCTGGCCAAACGCAAGTCCAACTAG
- the LOC4817849 gene encoding androgen-induced gene 1 protein — protein MTKSKKKTRESNSAKEAAQATIDRLDTCNDAYTSGAFKYLRLLVHVLSAAQFSYGIYFHYFRVHWPKDLEEEELKARWGGKFKYLTFLDVILQAIYHSLALLNDLFGDNTVHVASKSKLRSVRDYIFSALAFPVAHNVCISFWVIYIWDRELIFPSALDAIFPSWLNHVVHTNVALLAVMDMFTCFRKYPSRLAGVTGNISFILLYIIWLHIVRYFSGEWVYPILEVLPLAFRYLFLGLLVGFNLVCYLLGEFCNSIVWAQELKLLQQQQQQKIKQG, from the exons atgaccaaaagcaaaaagaaaacacgtGAATCAAACAGCGCCAAGGAAGCCGCCCAGGCCACCATTGACCGTCTGGACACTTGTAACGATGCCTATACGAGCGGCGCCTTCAAGTACCTGCGACTCCTTGTGCACGTGCTATCAGCGGCACAGTTCTCGTATGGAATTTATTTTCACTATTTCCGTGTGCACTGGCCCAAGGatctggaggaggaggagctcaaGGCACGCTGGGGCGGCAAATTCAAGTATCTAACATTCCTGGACGTCATATTGCAGGCCATATACCATAGCTTGGCCTTGCTGAACGATCTTTTCGGCGACAACACGGTCCACGTGGCGTCAAAGTCCAAGCTGCGATCTGTGCGCGACTATATTTTTTCGGCACTGGCCTTTCCCGTCGCCCATAATGTTTGCATCTCATTCTGGGTCATTTATATATGGGATCGTGAGCTCATCTTTCCCTCGGCACTGGACGCCATATTTCCGAG CTGGCTGAACCATGTGGTGCATACGAATGTGGCTCTGCTGGCGGTAATGGATATGTTTACGTGCTTCCGGAAATACCCCAGCCGCCTGGCCGGCGTCACGGGCAACATTTCCTTTATCCTACTGTACATTATTTGGCTGCACATAGTTCGTTACTTCAGCGGCGAGTGGGTCTATCCCATTTTGGAGGTGTTACCTCTGGCGTTCCGCTACCTGTTTCTGGGCCTTTTGGTAGGCTTCAATCTCGTTTGTTACTTGCTGGGCGAGTTCTGCAACAGCATTGTCTGGGCACAagagctgaagctgctgcagcagcagcagcagcagaagatcaAACAGGGATAG